In Legionella sp. PATHC035, a genomic segment contains:
- the map gene encoding type I methionyl aminopeptidase, producing MAVTIKTPDEIEKMRVAGKLAAEVLEMIGPYVQEGVTTDELNTICHDYIVNTQKAIPAPLNYNGFPKSICTSVNHVVCHGIPGKKVLKDGDIINIDVTVIKDEYHGDTSKMFIIGTPSVKAKHVTQVAHECLFIGIDMVKPGVHLGDIGHAIQQHAEKNRCSVVRDYCGHGIGRIFHEDPQVLHYGIPNTGMKLEPGMTFTIEPMINIGKHHTRLLPDHWTVVTKDHSLSAQWEHTLLVTDDGVEILTLRNEERK from the coding sequence ATGGCAGTTACTATAAAAACCCCTGATGAAATCGAAAAAATGCGTGTTGCCGGCAAACTGGCCGCAGAAGTTCTTGAGATGATTGGACCCTATGTACAAGAAGGCGTCACTACAGATGAACTGAATACTATTTGTCATGACTACATCGTCAACACACAAAAAGCCATTCCTGCTCCTTTAAATTATAATGGGTTTCCAAAATCCATTTGTACCTCAGTCAATCATGTAGTATGCCATGGGATCCCAGGAAAAAAGGTTTTAAAAGATGGCGATATTATCAATATTGATGTCACCGTAATCAAAGACGAATATCATGGCGATACAAGTAAGATGTTCATAATTGGTACGCCATCAGTCAAAGCAAAACATGTAACTCAGGTGGCTCATGAGTGTTTGTTTATAGGAATTGACATGGTAAAACCCGGGGTCCATTTAGGTGATATAGGACATGCCATCCAACAGCATGCGGAAAAAAATCGTTGCTCCGTTGTCCGTGATTATTGTGGCCATGGCATAGGACGTATTTTTCATGAAGATCCCCAAGTACTGCATTATGGAATACCTAACACCGGAATGAAACTGGAGCCTGGGATGACATTCACCATTGAACCCATGATCAATATTGGCAAACACCACACTCGTTTATTACCTGATCATTGGACTGTAGTCACTAAAGATCACAGTCTTTCCGCCCAATGGGAACATACCTTATTGGTTACCGATGATGGTGTAGAAATTTTGACTCTGCGCAATGAAGAACGAAAATAA
- a CDS encoding MFS transporter, whose protein sequence is MSQFLDLSLLKKNRDFRLLYFGQFISFIGTMISSVALPYQIYQMTQSTLMVGLLSLVQLLPLLVTALIGGVFADRYNRRGLLIFSELLLAVGCCMLVLNSYQAAPSLILIFIVSASMSAITGLHRPAFDSIAQQIVDPSDYKKMGVLATFKFSFCMIIAPALSGLIIAQYGIVITYLIDLITFFMSLVTLIRLHNIPKPVQHVHPSILSSLKQGVSFAFNREELMGSYLVDFIAMVFAWPNSLLPAIAQSFGGAKTLGLLYSAPAVGALIISFFSGWTAKVDRDGKAIAIAAALWGASIIGFGLSSSLWLVLFFLALAGAFDAISGIFRGTLWNNTIPTEYRGRLAGIEMISYLSGPKLGDTRAGFIASSFSITTALISGGVLCIIGVTVCCLAFPKFWRYRSHQP, encoded by the coding sequence ATGAGTCAATTTCTAGACCTGTCTCTTCTAAAAAAAAATCGTGATTTCAGGCTGCTCTATTTTGGGCAGTTCATTTCATTTATAGGCACCATGATCAGTAGTGTTGCCCTGCCCTATCAAATTTATCAAATGACCCAATCAACACTTATGGTGGGATTATTAAGCTTAGTACAATTGTTACCTCTATTGGTTACTGCCCTGATTGGTGGGGTATTTGCAGATCGATACAATCGTCGTGGGTTATTAATTTTCAGTGAATTACTCCTTGCTGTGGGTTGTTGCATGCTTGTACTTAACTCCTATCAAGCGGCACCTTCCCTGATCCTGATTTTTATCGTTTCAGCGTCCATGTCAGCGATTACCGGCCTACATCGCCCTGCTTTTGATAGCATTGCACAACAAATTGTTGATCCCAGTGATTATAAAAAAATGGGGGTACTTGCTACATTTAAATTCAGTTTTTGTATGATTATTGCTCCAGCTCTTTCTGGGCTTATCATCGCTCAATACGGCATTGTTATTACTTATTTAATTGACTTAATTACATTTTTTATGTCATTAGTCACCTTAATTAGGTTGCATAATATTCCCAAACCCGTACAGCACGTCCATCCATCCATTCTCTCTTCATTAAAACAGGGAGTTTCCTTTGCTTTTAATCGAGAAGAATTAATGGGAAGCTATCTTGTTGATTTTATCGCGATGGTTTTTGCATGGCCCAACTCCTTACTTCCTGCTATAGCCCAATCATTCGGTGGTGCAAAAACTTTGGGTTTACTTTATTCAGCACCTGCAGTAGGTGCTTTGATTATTTCATTTTTCAGTGGTTGGACGGCAAAAGTAGATCGTGATGGGAAAGCCATTGCCATTGCCGCTGCGCTATGGGGAGCCTCAATTATTGGATTTGGTTTATCCAGTTCACTTTGGCTTGTCCTATTTTTCCTGGCGCTTGCTGGTGCTTTTGATGCTATCAGTGGAATATTTCGTGGCACTTTATGGAACAATACCATTCCAACAGAATATCGCGGCCGATTGGCAGGCATCGAAATGATCAGTTATTTAAGTGGACCTAAATTAGGAGATACCCGTGCCGGATTTATCGCATCCAGTTTTAGCATTACCACTGCTTTGATATCGGGTGGTGTATTATGTATTATCGGCGTGACTGTTTGTTGTCTCGCCTTTCCTAAGTTTTGGCGTTATCGTTCACATCAACCCTAA
- a CDS encoding FAD-dependent oxidoreductase yields the protein MDKKTYQWAVVGAGPAGIAAVGKLLDYGILAEDILWIDPHFKVGDLGLYWGSVSSNTKVKFFNDFLLAVRSFHYQDAPIDFQLNHLPVDETCTLSFIVEPLQWITEHLLQKVQSVKTTIRSMSLSKRLWSLCSDSKSYQAKNVVLATGALPSTLNYPGVNVIPFDTAIDKEKLSSVIQRDETFGVFGSSHSAIIILKHLVELKVQKVINFYRSPCRYAIEMDDWILFDNTGLKGQTAAWAREHIDGVLPSNLVRYNLSEPNIARFLPECDQVVYAVGFEQRKSIVIGDYENAHHNPYVGIIGPGLFGLGIAYPETKTDIYGNVESQVGLWKFMVYLNKVMPVWLKYPT from the coding sequence ATGGATAAAAAGACATATCAATGGGCAGTGGTAGGGGCTGGTCCTGCGGGGATAGCGGCAGTCGGTAAGTTATTAGATTATGGTATTTTAGCGGAAGATATTTTATGGATTGACCCCCATTTTAAGGTTGGCGATTTAGGTCTTTACTGGGGCAGCGTTTCGAGTAATACAAAGGTAAAATTTTTTAATGATTTTTTATTGGCAGTTCGTTCTTTTCATTACCAAGATGCACCGATTGATTTTCAATTAAATCATTTACCTGTTGATGAAACATGCACTTTAAGTTTCATTGTTGAACCGTTACAGTGGATTACGGAACATTTGTTACAAAAGGTTCAATCAGTAAAAACAACAATTCGCAGTATGTCCTTATCTAAGCGTTTATGGTCTTTATGTTCAGACTCAAAAAGCTACCAAGCCAAAAATGTCGTATTGGCTACAGGTGCACTCCCGTCTACATTAAATTATCCCGGTGTTAATGTCATTCCTTTTGATACAGCGATTGATAAAGAGAAACTGTCATCTGTGATTCAGCGGGATGAGACTTTTGGTGTATTCGGTTCATCACATTCAGCAATTATTATTTTAAAGCATCTTGTCGAATTGAAGGTTCAAAAGGTGATTAATTTTTATCGTTCCCCATGTCGTTATGCTATTGAAATGGATGATTGGATTCTTTTCGATAATACTGGACTTAAGGGGCAAACTGCGGCTTGGGCACGTGAACATATTGATGGTGTTTTGCCTTCTAATCTGGTTCGTTATAATCTCAGTGAACCTAATATTGCACGTTTTTTACCTGAATGCGACCAAGTAGTTTATGCAGTAGGTTTTGAGCAACGAAAAAGCATTGTAATTGGTGATTACGAAAATGCGCATCATAATCCCTATGTTGGCATCATTGGGCCCGGATTGTTTGGATTAGGTATTGCTTATCCCGAAACAAAGACTGATATTTATGGCAATGTCGAGTCTCAGGTGGGGTTATGGAAGTTTATGGTGTACCTGAATAAGGTAATGCCAGTTTGGTTGAAGTATCCCACTTAA
- a CDS encoding permease produces MIYLSIPPGKVFKKVIEIDEHGSPKDAKDCFVDLEDGSIIELQDLIKEALQNTRRKSEITLKAFTIYLKTPPATEDSFLAYTPNHNGKYSTDVEPEIVIGKNVQKYNPGAQTKYGSFWYSQLFLITDKQLEIAAKMKAQKQDRRHVGDSPKPT; encoded by the coding sequence ATGATTTATCTATCAATTCCTCCTGGCAAAGTCTTTAAAAAAGTTATTGAAATCGACGAACATGGTTCTCCTAAAGACGCTAAAGATTGTTTTGTTGATCTGGAAGATGGCTCCATAATTGAGTTGCAAGACTTAATTAAGGAAGCCTTACAAAACACGAGACGAAAAAGCGAGATTACTTTAAAAGCATTTACCATTTATTTGAAAACACCACCTGCCACTGAAGATTCTTTTTTGGCCTATACTCCAAACCATAATGGTAAATACTCAACTGACGTAGAGCCTGAAATTGTTATTGGAAAGAACGTTCAGAAATATAATCCTGGAGCACAGACTAAATATGGATCTTTTTGGTACAGTCAACTTTTCTTAATAACCGATAAACAATTAGAAATCGCGGCAAAAATGAAAGCCCAGAAACAAGACCGACGACATGTTGGCGATAGCCCTAAACCAACCTAA
- the glnD gene encoding [protein-PII] uridylyltransferase — protein MTLELQHLKNSLRQFKEKLREEFDYKTNITTIIRKLVAFIDELVISLFTKNQLDHEVFCLLALGSYGRRELHLYSDIDILLLHTDKVSKSQLQRAQNFIQDCWDVGLDLSHQITSVSSCADLASQDVAVISSLMDMFLLCGRGALMEELTYQIHPLHMWTSHDYFLAKLQEQKKRDAKYGETAYNLEPNVKYGPGGLRDLHILLSIGKRHFNIKKLADGISYGFITDKEYEKLTYCQHFLWRVRFALHVLAEKAEERLSFDYQIKLAQFFGYKDKPHSLAIEQFMKDYFKVIKRNRELNEMLLQWFDETIAHSPKQKLFHLDNEFQLSNNYIEVRNTRIFIHHPQALLKLFLWIAKRPDIEGVRANTIRLIRESLYLMNKRFKASSETTELFMSILKTADGPYKALHRMSRYGVLAHYLECFAMVTGQMQYDLFHVYTVDQHTLFVIRNLSRFKEKNYAAQFPLCVQIMSTLNKPELLYLSALFHDIAKGRGGDHSELGAVEALHFAQNHKLEKEDCDLLVWLVRNHLIMSQTAQRQDIYDPNTIKNFCQLLPHPHYLDYLYLLTVADICGTNPTLWNSWKDSLLKELYRAAKHMLHKEQELMDETELIKARKHYALSILVAEGTSAKMVENLWEQFRDKYFLHESPEIIARHTKAILACTKFPLVMIMPHHSQGGTEVFIYMPHRDDRFAIATTVLSNHNVTIQEAMILTCDNQYDLDTYIILDEQNQAFFNKQRSHDIQQALCTHLAKTEQLPAIARKRLSRALAHFNVKTQIHYNDDLTNHQTRLFMVTGDRPGLLATIGRVFSTLNIHLHNAKIVTAGERAEDTFYITNQNNQSLNNDEKEILKQKLIQELLVCSK, from the coding sequence ATGACCTTAGAGTTGCAACATCTTAAAAACTCTCTAAGACAATTTAAAGAAAAATTACGCGAAGAATTCGATTATAAAACCAATATCACCACCATTATCCGTAAACTTGTTGCCTTCATCGATGAATTGGTAATCAGTCTATTCACTAAAAATCAATTGGATCATGAGGTTTTTTGCCTTCTCGCCCTGGGCAGTTATGGGCGTCGAGAGCTGCATCTCTATTCTGATATTGATATATTATTGCTGCACACTGATAAAGTCTCGAAATCACAATTACAGCGCGCACAAAACTTTATCCAGGATTGCTGGGATGTTGGGTTGGATCTCAGCCATCAAATCACTAGCGTTTCCTCGTGTGCGGATCTCGCATCTCAAGATGTTGCTGTGATTTCAAGTCTCATGGACATGTTTTTATTATGCGGTCGAGGCGCATTAATGGAAGAATTGACTTATCAAATCCATCCCCTGCACATGTGGACAAGTCATGATTATTTTTTAGCAAAACTTCAAGAGCAAAAAAAACGCGATGCTAAATATGGTGAGACAGCTTATAACCTGGAACCCAATGTCAAATATGGCCCTGGCGGTCTACGAGATTTGCATATTCTACTCAGCATTGGTAAGCGTCATTTTAATATTAAAAAATTAGCAGATGGCATAAGCTATGGATTCATTACGGATAAAGAATATGAAAAACTAACATACTGCCAGCATTTTCTCTGGCGCGTCCGTTTTGCCTTACATGTATTAGCTGAAAAAGCGGAGGAACGCTTATCTTTTGATTATCAGATTAAACTAGCTCAGTTTTTTGGCTATAAAGATAAACCTCATTCACTAGCCATAGAACAATTTATGAAAGATTACTTTAAAGTAATCAAACGGAATAGAGAACTTAATGAGATGTTATTACAATGGTTTGATGAAACTATAGCTCACTCCCCCAAACAAAAACTATTTCATCTCGATAATGAATTCCAATTGTCTAATAACTACATCGAAGTAAGAAACACTCGCATATTTATCCACCATCCGCAAGCACTATTAAAATTATTTCTCTGGATAGCAAAACGCCCTGATATTGAAGGAGTCCGAGCGAATACTATTCGTTTAATTAGAGAATCACTTTATTTGATGAATAAGCGCTTTAAAGCTTCTTCAGAAACAACTGAATTATTTATGAGTATTCTTAAAACAGCGGATGGACCTTATAAGGCCTTACATCGAATGAGCCGATATGGTGTTCTAGCCCATTATCTGGAATGTTTTGCTATGGTCACTGGGCAAATGCAATATGATTTATTTCATGTGTATACAGTAGATCAGCACACATTATTCGTAATTCGCAATCTGTCACGTTTCAAAGAAAAAAACTATGCCGCGCAATTTCCCCTCTGCGTACAAATCATGTCTACTTTAAACAAACCTGAACTACTCTATCTAAGCGCATTATTTCATGATATTGCCAAAGGAAGAGGCGGCGATCATTCTGAACTGGGTGCAGTTGAGGCATTACATTTTGCGCAAAATCACAAACTTGAAAAAGAAGACTGTGATTTGCTTGTGTGGCTTGTACGGAACCACCTCATCATGTCCCAAACCGCACAACGCCAGGATATTTATGATCCCAATACGATAAAGAATTTTTGCCAACTCTTACCCCACCCTCACTATTTGGATTATCTGTATCTGCTCACGGTTGCAGATATTTGTGGTACCAACCCCACGTTATGGAATTCTTGGAAAGATTCTCTGCTTAAGGAGTTATATCGTGCTGCCAAACATATGTTACATAAAGAACAAGAATTAATGGATGAAACAGAACTCATTAAAGCACGTAAGCACTATGCTTTATCGATATTGGTTGCTGAAGGAACATCAGCAAAAATGGTTGAAAACTTATGGGAACAATTTAGAGATAAATATTTTTTACATGAATCTCCTGAAATCATAGCCCGTCATACCAAGGCAATTCTTGCATGCACAAAATTTCCCTTAGTCATGATTATGCCTCATCATAGCCAAGGTGGAACTGAAGTTTTTATCTATATGCCCCATCGAGATGATCGGTTTGCCATTGCGACAACTGTTTTAAGCAACCACAATGTCACCATTCAAGAAGCAATGATTCTTACCTGTGATAATCAATATGATTTGGACACTTACATTATTTTAGATGAGCAAAATCAGGCATTTTTTAATAAACAACGCTCCCATGATATTCAACAGGCTTTATGTACCCATTTAGCGAAAACAGAACAATTGCCTGCCATAGCTCGAAAAAGACTTTCAAGGGCTTTGGCACATTTTAATGTTAAAACTCAAATTCATTACAACGATGATCTGACTAATCATCAAACTCGATTATTCATGGTCACTGGAGATAGACCTGGCCTGCTGGCAACTATAGGTAGGGTATTTTCAACCTTAAATATTCACTTACATAATGCAAAAATTGTAACTGCCGGAGAACGTGCAGAAGATACATTTTATATTACAAATCAAAACAATCAGTCATTAAATAATGATGAGAAGGAAATTCTAAAGCAAAAACTAATTCAGGAATTACTAGTCTGTTCAAAGTAA
- a CDS encoding MFS transporter, which translates to MAILRRDPKSKASRKVSLASLVGTTIEWYDFYLFGTASALFFNTLFFPKISPVAGIMAAYATYAVGFFVRPLGGLIFGHFGDRLSRKNMLIITLTLMGTSTFLIGLLPTYNSIGIFAPLLLVILRCIQGIAVGGEWAGAVVMSAEVSREKERGFYSSWPNAGAPLGLVISIAVFLIFSALPSEKFLAWGWRIPFLLSFVVFLVGLYIRLQIMESKVFVAASKNKRPPKIPALELLRSHFKNFLLAIGARLIESSSFYILTVFVLSYGTYNLHLSKTLLLYAVMVGSIFEMLLIPYFGMISDRIGRRPVYICGALLMGLFAFPFFWMLQSKSPHLIFFAVIFGMCGPHAMMHGAQAAFYSELFKTRIRYSGTAIAYHISAALSGGLTPLIATGLVEWAHDSTWPVSVYLIIFAVITIISVYLAAEKAQKDIS; encoded by the coding sequence ATGGCAATACTACGACGCGATCCTAAATCTAAAGCCTCAAGAAAAGTTTCTCTTGCCAGTTTGGTTGGTACTACGATTGAATGGTATGACTTTTATCTTTTTGGTACTGCTTCTGCGCTGTTTTTCAACACACTTTTTTTTCCTAAAATCAGTCCTGTTGCAGGAATTATGGCTGCATACGCAACTTATGCCGTTGGTTTCTTTGTAAGGCCATTAGGGGGGCTTATTTTTGGTCACTTTGGTGATAGATTAAGTAGAAAGAATATGCTTATTATCACCCTAACCCTAATGGGCACCTCTACCTTTCTGATCGGACTTCTTCCTACATATAACTCCATAGGAATATTTGCTCCACTTTTACTTGTAATTTTGCGATGTATTCAAGGAATAGCTGTCGGAGGGGAGTGGGCTGGAGCAGTTGTTATGTCTGCGGAGGTAAGTAGAGAAAAAGAAAGAGGATTTTATTCAAGCTGGCCAAATGCAGGGGCTCCATTGGGCTTAGTTATTTCCATTGCGGTATTTCTTATCTTTTCAGCACTGCCGAGTGAGAAGTTTTTAGCATGGGGATGGCGTATTCCATTTTTACTCAGTTTCGTTGTTTTTCTCGTTGGCCTTTATATTCGGCTCCAGATTATGGAGAGTAAAGTTTTTGTAGCGGCCTCGAAGAATAAACGCCCACCCAAGATTCCAGCTCTAGAACTACTGCGCTCCCATTTTAAGAACTTTCTTTTAGCCATAGGAGCCCGATTAATTGAGAGCTCTTCCTTTTACATTTTAACCGTTTTTGTATTAAGTTATGGAACTTATAATCTGCATTTATCAAAAACTCTTCTTCTTTATGCAGTAATGGTGGGATCTATTTTTGAGATGCTACTGATTCCATATTTCGGCATGATTTCGGATCGAATCGGACGTCGCCCAGTATACATTTGTGGCGCTTTATTGATGGGTTTGTTTGCATTCCCATTTTTTTGGATGTTGCAATCAAAAAGCCCACATTTGATTTTTTTTGCCGTAATTTTTGGTATGTGTGGACCTCATGCAATGATGCATGGGGCTCAGGCAGCATTTTATTCGGAGCTCTTTAAAACACGAATCCGTTACAGTGGAACAGCCATCGCCTATCATATATCAGCAGCTTTGTCTGGAGGATTAACTCCATTAATTGCTACCGGTCTCGTAGAGTGGGCGCATGATAGTACTTGGCCTGTCTCAGTCTATCTCATTATCTTCGCAGTGATTACCATCATTAGTGTTTATTTAGCTGCGGAAAAAGCACAGAAGGATATTTCTTAA
- a CDS encoding phosphoethanolamine transferase, whose translation MKTSRTSYWSSELITLVCSLFFTLACNSSFWTELLQGKELANPHTWFVIFCTATAITGLQWFLLLLVINRWTFKWFTMGLLLVTSVAVYFMSTFHVYIDPTMITNVVSTDYQESSEFLQWRILPYFLFLGVVPCWIIWHIKIYKRSLPSYWAGRLGTIFLSLCMMFGGSWAIFQELGPILRERKQIVYLLTPLNIISSSTKAYWRARQAHVDKTKIMIGADAHKLPRTENSKPRVIILVVGETVRAGNWGLNGYHRQTTPELAKRRVINFSEVTSCGTTTAVSLPCMFSPYGIHAYNSKKIDQTESLLHLLDRTHVSILWRDNQSGCKGVCEDSMVEKLKKDALCQSKRCFDEVLLHQLQERIVNKKGDQLIILHMLGNHGPAYFERYPEQFKRWTPICETTDLSTCSQKALVNTYDNAILYTDSILAHAIDLLHNIKSHDTGLIYVSDHGESLGEHNLFLHGLPYFMAPDEQKKVPMILWLSDGLSKQLAMNKNCLLNKQSDPISHDYLFSTLLSLFDVKAKEYNPKFDLIHSCRI comes from the coding sequence ATCAAAACAAGTCGTACAAGTTATTGGTCTAGTGAACTCATCACCTTAGTGTGTAGCCTTTTTTTTACCTTAGCATGTAATAGCTCTTTCTGGACAGAATTACTTCAAGGCAAAGAATTAGCAAATCCACATACCTGGTTTGTTATATTTTGTACAGCAACTGCAATCACTGGTTTGCAGTGGTTCTTACTTCTTTTAGTGATTAATCGTTGGACTTTCAAATGGTTTACTATGGGGCTGTTACTGGTCACATCTGTTGCTGTGTATTTTATGAGTACATTTCATGTGTACATTGATCCCACCATGATTACCAATGTTGTTAGCACCGACTATCAGGAGAGCAGCGAGTTTTTGCAGTGGCGTATTCTTCCTTATTTTTTATTCCTAGGAGTAGTCCCTTGCTGGATCATTTGGCATATTAAAATTTATAAAAGAAGCCTTCCTTCCTATTGGGCTGGACGATTAGGAACTATTTTTTTGTCATTGTGTATGATGTTTGGTGGTTCGTGGGCAATATTTCAAGAACTTGGTCCCATTCTTCGGGAAAGAAAACAAATCGTCTATTTACTGACTCCTTTAAATATCATTTCATCTTCAACAAAAGCGTATTGGAGAGCGCGACAGGCGCATGTTGATAAAACAAAAATTATGATTGGAGCAGATGCTCACAAGCTTCCACGCACTGAAAATAGTAAACCACGCGTTATTATCCTTGTCGTTGGCGAGACGGTTCGCGCTGGAAACTGGGGTTTAAATGGATATCATAGACAAACAACCCCAGAACTTGCTAAACGTCGAGTGATTAATTTCAGTGAAGTCACCAGTTGCGGTACGACAACAGCAGTTTCGTTGCCCTGTATGTTTTCTCCTTATGGCATTCATGCATACAACAGTAAGAAAATTGATCAAACGGAATCTCTGCTCCATTTATTGGATCGTACCCATGTTTCTATTTTGTGGCGTGATAACCAATCAGGCTGTAAAGGGGTATGTGAAGACTCCATGGTGGAAAAATTAAAAAAAGATGCTTTATGTCAAAGCAAACGTTGTTTTGATGAGGTTCTTTTGCATCAACTTCAGGAACGGATTGTTAATAAAAAGGGGGATCAGCTGATCATCTTGCATATGCTTGGTAATCACGGTCCAGCGTATTTTGAACGTTACCCAGAGCAATTTAAACGTTGGACTCCTATCTGTGAAACCACGGATTTATCCACTTGCTCACAAAAAGCATTGGTAAATACTTATGATAATGCGATTTTGTATACAGATTCGATATTAGCTCATGCAATTGATTTGTTACATAATATTAAATCCCACGATACAGGATTAATCTATGTATCGGATCATGGTGAGTCACTTGGGGAACATAATTTATTTCTTCATGGGTTACCTTATTTTATGGCTCCGGACGAACAAAAGAAGGTTCCTATGATTCTCTGGTTATCAGATGGATTATCGAAACAATTAGCCATGAACAAAAATTGTTTGCTTAATAAGCAATCTGACCCGATATCGCATGATTATTTATTTTCAACGCTGTTGTCGCTTTTTGATGTCAAAGCAAAGGAATACAATCCAAAATTTGATTTGATTCACTCATGTCGCATATAA
- a CDS encoding mechanosensitive ion channel family protein, producing the protein MSYIELITKTLDKFAQNFITLTPNLIIGIIFAFVTYFVAKIVSRLVSSLLPRMAIRANLVTIFHKLTIIIVWFIGILIISAIIVPSVTTANVLATLGLTSVAIGLAFRNIFENFLSGIILLIREPFSIGDFITVDSQQGYVYRISVQNTHLRKTDGTRVYIPNAKLYTNTVVVLTDTPLRRKKIGCSVDFGTDVDKARSVISSALERCETVSKDKYIQIYVVSFSSNGIDFEIYWWTKPKPSDQRRSLDEVLTNIKKAFDAEQIPMTYSTPISFVEPLAIKNKGNHDDPNVE; encoded by the coding sequence ATGAGCTATATTGAGCTTATAACAAAAACATTGGATAAATTTGCGCAAAATTTCATTACACTGACTCCTAATCTCATTATCGGTATTATTTTTGCTTTTGTGACTTACTTTGTTGCAAAAATAGTGAGTCGACTCGTAAGTTCTCTTTTACCTAGAATGGCAATTCGTGCCAATTTAGTGACCATTTTTCATAAGCTGACCATTATTATAGTTTGGTTTATTGGAATATTAATCATATCAGCGATTATCGTTCCATCAGTAACCACTGCCAATGTCCTAGCCACCTTGGGGTTAACCTCTGTCGCAATCGGTTTGGCCTTTAGAAACATTTTTGAAAACTTTTTAAGTGGCATTATACTCTTAATCAGAGAGCCTTTTAGTATTGGCGACTTTATCACCGTTGACTCACAACAAGGCTATGTTTATCGTATTTCCGTACAAAACACTCATTTACGCAAAACAGACGGAACTCGTGTCTACATACCTAATGCCAAATTGTATACCAATACAGTTGTGGTATTGACTGATACGCCGCTAAGACGAAAGAAAATTGGGTGTAGTGTTGATTTTGGTACGGATGTAGATAAAGCACGTTCGGTGATTTCCAGCGCATTGGAACGATGTGAGACTGTTTCTAAAGATAAGTACATTCAAATTTATGTAGTTTCATTTTCTTCGAATGGAATTGATTTTGAAATCTATTGGTGGACAAAACCTAAACCCAGCGATCAACGCCGTTCACTCGATGAAGTACTGACAAACATTAAAAAAGCGTTTGATGCGGAACAAATTCCGATGACCTACTCTACCCCGATAAGTTTTGTGGAACCGTTAGCAATCAAAAATAAAGGAAATCATGATGACCCTAATGTCGAGTAA